In Setaria italica strain Yugu1 chromosome IX, Setaria_italica_v2.0, whole genome shotgun sequence, the genomic stretch GGTAGAACTTTTGCCTACGTTGGCATACTACATGTTGCGACGTTGGCATACTGCATGTTGCGTGTTAATATGTAGGAGTATCTCAACTTACAATTGGCGATTGCTAGGAGTCTTGTTCAGCTGTGTAGGATTACATATTGGACATAAAGCTAAACAAATTGTCTTATCTATAACCGAACCTAAGTCCTGAACAACCTGAGAATTTACATTAGAGATTATATCTCTATCGCTAATATCCTCTCTCAATCTGAAGCTTCTATTGACTGCAGATTTAGATTGTGCACAAAATTATTCATCTAGTGCATGAAACGCCTGAACGAATGAACCATACCTGAAGCTGCTTATTCATAACTTGTTCTCGAACAAAGTGGAAGTCAATATCGATATGCTTTGCTCTAGCATGAAACACCGGATTAGCAGACAAATATGTTGCTCCCAAATTATCACACCACAATACAGAAGTGTCTTTAATTCTTATTCCAAGTTCGGCCAACAAAGATTCCAGCCAAATTATCTCCGTTGTTGCATTTGCTATGGATTTATATTCAGCTTCAGTGCTTGATCTGGAAACTGTAGCTTGCTTTCTAGCACTCCAGGACATAAGATTGGAACCGAAAAATATCGCAAACCCTCCTGTAGACCTTCTGTTGTCAACGTTTCCAGCTCAATCGGCGTCTGAAAATCCACTAACAAGAGTAGACAAACACTTCTGAATTTTCAAGCTCAAATTTATAATGTACTGTATGTACCTCAATATACGCTTAACTGCAGTCCAATGCAGTGTGGTGGGCGAATGTAGGAACTGGCAAACCTTATTCACAGAATATGACAAATCCGGCCGTGTCAATGTTAAACATTGGAGAGCTCCAACCACACTTCTATACCGAGTACTATCTTCAGCACTTAACAGTTCACCTTCATTACTTGAAAGTTTTTCCGACAACGACAATGGAGTAGTAGACGGCTTGCACTTGGTCATGCCAACTCGCTCCAGGATGTCACTTGCATATTTGCTTTGAGAGAGAAGTATACAATCCTTTCCTTTTTTGACCTCAATACCCATACCCAGGAAATAATGCAGCTCACCAAGATCTTTTAATGCAAAGTCTTTCCTTAAGTCTTCTAGTATTGCCGCAACAGCTTTTGATGATGCATTTGTAACAATGATATCGTCAACATAGATGAGCATGTAAATTGTCACATTCCCTTTTCTATAAATAAACAGTGACGTATCTGACTTAGAGGCAACGAAATCGAGACTAATCAACTTTGAGCTCAATCTGGAGTACCAGGCTCCAGGTGCCTGCTTCAGACCATAAATAGCTTTGTCCAACTTGCAAACAAAGTCTGGTTTACTCTGATCTTCAAAACCTGGTGGCTGCTTCATATAAACTTCctcttccagaacaccatgcAAGAACGCATTCTGCACATCTAACTGTTGAAGACACCATCCTCGAGAGACTGCAATAGATAATACCAGCCTGACTGTAGCAATTTTAACAACAGGACTGAAAGTGTCCTCATAATCAATCCCATACCGTTGTTTGAAACCTTTGGCCACTAATCTAGCTTTATATCCGTCTATGCTGCTATCAGCTCTTTTCTTGATTTTATaaacccatttgcaatcaattAAATTTCTGCTCGCGTCGTCAGGAACAAGATGCCATGTCCCATTGCGTATTAATGCATCATATTCTTCTTGCATTGCTTGCCGCCATTTAGGATCTCCAAGAGCCTCTTGCACAGAATCAAGTTCACCAGTAGAGGAAAAGAAACCATAACGAATCATATCATCGtacattttcttcggcttgacAATACCACTCTACGACCTAGTTTGTCGTCGTTGCACTGGAGACGGAGCAGGAGAACCAAATCCTGGTGCTGGCGCATCTACCGCAGAGGATACGGCGGAGGGATTTTGCGCGGGAGACCTTGGCGCGTCGGACGGAGCTGAAACGGAGGGCCCCCCATGTGGCACGCTGTCACGCGGGCTGGCGCGCGCTATAGGCGAGCTGACGAGTGAGCCATCGCGCGAGCTGGGCGAGCCGAGGAGCGAGCCAACCTGCGAGCTGCCACGCAAGCTGGGCAAGCCATCACGTGCTGTAGGCGAGCCGTCGGGCGAGCCGAGCGCAGCAGGTGCAGAAGCTATGCCGCCGGCACCTTCTACCACCAAATCTTCCTGGAGTGTCGTGCCGTGATCTTCTGCAGGCGGAAGTAGAACAAAGGGAGGAACGCCAGGAACCCCTTCTGCCGCCAAATCTCCATCTGCCTGTAAATCACCACTTGTGCTAGGAATATTAGTAGCATTAGTAATATTAGAAGCAACACAATTTTCATCCCTCGGATTACGAAGATgatcaagaagaaaaacaatttCCTTGCGGAGTTGAGCACCCGCATTAGGATGAAGTTTTGCGAACGGAAAAACAGCTTCATCAAAGACAACATCACGTGAGATATAGATCCGGCCAGTGGAGATGTCGAGACATTTGAAACCCTTGTGCATGGAACTATAACCAAGGAAAGCATATTGGGTAGATAGAAAAGAAAGCTTCCTGGTGTTATATGGTCGAAGATTTGACCAACATGCGCAGCAAAAAATGCACAGGTTCTCATAACTCGGCTTCTCTTGAAGAAGACGCTGTGCAGACGTCTCATAATTTATGAGAGATTAATAAGATGCGTGGCAGTGAGAAAAGCTTGATCCCAAAATTTTAATGGCATAGAAGCATGCGCAAGGAGAGCTAGACCAACCTCGACGATATGCCGGTGCTTTCATTCTGCCGCACCATTCTGTTGGTGAGCATGCGGACATAATACTTGATGGGTAATGCCAATGCGCTGAAAAATGGAATTTAATTTCTCATACTCTCCTCCCCAGTCAGATTGTAGACAGAGGATTTTCTTGTTAAATTTTCTTTCGACGAGATTTTGGAAGTCTTGAAAGACTCTAAAAACATCAGACTTTTGGCGCAAGAGATAGATCCAGGTAAATTTGCTATCGTCGTCGATAAAGCTGACATAGTAGAGATGGCGGCCAACTGAAACAGGAGCTGGTCCCCAAATGTCAAAATAAATCAAATCAAGCGGTTCGAAATAGAATAAGGAAGTTGATGGCTCTTGACCTTTTAACAAGAATCGCAAACAGACTCCAAATTCTTATCACTAGCACACGGCAAATTATTTGAACTAAGTACTCTTTCGACAATAGGAATAGCTGGATGGCCTAGCCGACTATGCCATCTAGAAGTAGACGGCTTGTTAACTCCATAAGCTTGTTTTCCTGGACTTTCTTTAGATGAATCCAACGCTAGGGGATAGAGACCATCTTTGTATCTACCTTGATGTAGAATTTTCTTCGTGTCCTGATCCTTGGTAAGAAAGAAATTCGGATGAAATTCAAGGAAAGCATTGTTATCTCGCGCTAATTTGTGGACGGACACCAATTCCATATCTCACAAACCAAGCGTTCAAATTAAAATATGATCGCACAATTTTATTTCTTATGGTAAGCTTGTCAAAATAAGGCCATACTTGATTATATATTGGGATGATATTTTCTTGAAGAAATATTTTTATGATCCTGGTACAATTTCAAGTTCAGTAGAAAATTATTCCAGGTTTGTGAAAATAATTTTCCAACTttatgaaaaataataaaatattcaTACGacattttattttgttgcactaCTTGCATGGAACTCAAAGGTTCAAAaggatctaaagtttaataaaaaaATGTGAATTTAAAGTTTCAAAAGAAAGCTGGAAACGTGCAATAGCGTCCGACGCATATATAACAAATATGTGCTTCTGGTGCATGATTGTAATCTTGCTCTCCTCTTATATGAATACAAGCCAGGTTCTAGATCTTTTAAAGAAAGTTTTTTAGCTACCACCGTGCACAGTGAAAAAAATAGagctaaggggtgtttggcagcactctaAAAAAATAACTTCACTTCACCAACTCCACAAAACTTCCTgccaaacacgtctagctccgTAAACTCCAGCTTCAGAAAAAAACGTGAAGCAGAAGGTTATACtcatattttttctaaaataccttaccgtttggatcattggaattgaattccatcctaataattataatttagacacaaattaattaagctaatataattgtatgtggaatatagttgtatattatagttggttatatgggagagatacttgtatgctgcacttctactacagagaagcgagtctaagagcgtgctataagaattgaattccattctaataaccataatctatagaatcaatttccatctcccaccccataaatttaagataggcttatatctaaactttggaaagttgtggaatgccacattccaacataaattagcctacaccattaaatagattccaattccttggacccaaacgggacctaagagGTTGGGGTGTAATTACCCACCGTTACCGCACCACTCGTTCACAACCGGTTCGCGAAACAAAATAAtcgctccctcctcctcccatcgCCCCCTTCCTTTCTccgctgcccgccgccaccgcgccaccCATGCCCCCCATGGTCCGGTCGCTGTCGCCGGACGAGCCGCCCCGCCACCCCTGCTCGTCGTCGTGCTGCCGACTTGGCACTGCCTGCCCACCACGCCGACCGCGAGCCTCTACCTCCGTCGCAAGCCACTGCCGCTCGCCGGGCGCTGCTGGTCTCGGGGGCTCCATGTCGTGCTGGGCCGCTACTGCCCTGCGGCCCCAAGCCTCCGCAGACCGCCGGCGCTGGTTCCGCGGAGCCGCGTCTCTGACGCCCCCCGTCCCCCGAGGTTGCCTCTCCACCTCCAAGTCAACAAGATCGAGCCACTGGCCATGTGCCACTCCTCCTGTCTTCCGCGTTAAGTCAAAATCCAACGAATAGATCCATGGTCGCATAGAGGAAGAGTACAAATTTTTGGGATGTTGAAGACTTCAAGCTCGAGGTGCGCCAGAGCGGTGGTATGGCGAGCGAGCTGCTCTTCTGGTATTGTCCGTCCATCTTGCTCGTGCCTGCATAGCAAAGGATTTCAAGATTGCTTGCTGCTTGCGACAACATCTTGAATAATTGGCTCTTGTAATTCGGTTTTATTATTGTTCGTTATTCTTTTTTTGAATTAAATTGACCTTCACTTTGTTGTTAGATTCTGTTCTTGCGCGAGAGGACGAGTAGAGGAGGGCGACGGTCCCGGCAGTAGATAAAAGAGGAGAGAAAAGAGAGGAGGCTGACGTGTGTATCTATTTACAATAGGGAAAGTTTATGTTTTTGGAGTTGGAGCCCTGCaatcagccaaacacgtacaACAACTCTATATTTTCTTGGTGTTGGTAAATGGGTAAAATAGATTATTCAGATCAAATTCTTATATTTTTGGAGTTGGAGCCTTGCaatcagccaaacacgtacaACAACTCTATATTTTCTTGGAGTTGGTAGACTAGAGCTATAAAAAGATAGAGTTAAAAAAATGGAGTTAAAAAGATGAAGTTGGTAGAGtagagctattttttttggagtggagtgctgcccAACCTCctaaactcttttttttttttacagagcTACACATATCATCGTAGATAATGATTCACATACGGGCCTCCACAGAAGTTCTTGGTCCGTCTGTGTGTGTGGGTCAGAGGCCCCTCCAAACGGCCCAACAAAGTACAGATGCATCGTTCGGCCTTTCGATGCATAACAGGCCGAGAGATGCAGCCCGCGTTCACAGACTCGTCTGGGCTAGTTTCCTCCTAGTTTCTGTGACGCCACACTACTACTGACCCACCACTACCGGCCGCACCCAGCAGCCCAGCCGAACACAACAAATGCGACTGCCGCCGCGCACGAGTGATGCCTGGTGTGTAACGTAGAGTACACTCTTAGTCGCTCCTAGTATAGAATCTAGATTAATATTATTTGGATTCAAAGATAACAAAGTGATCTAAGTTGATTGATTATGGCTAACAGTGTGTGTCCAGATGGAtaatcttttctttttggcaGTTTGGAATACTGTTTTGTTTCCGTTGAAGAATGTCCCAAAGTAAGGTCAACTACGTTTTTGGTCCATCGATTATTGGTGCATACAACATTCAAACATACTTAGAATTAGCTGCAAGTTCTCAACATTATGTCTACATTTCAAATGAAATAGGGAAGTAGGGAGTAGCTTTTGTTGGAGGGGAGAGGTTTAATTTGGTTCGACAAATTTGACCCAGATACCCTTATCCATACACATGGATGCAGTAATATTTGCAACCAGTATCATTATTTGACGACTGAGAATTGTCCTTACAGCCTAGAGATTTGTGCTAATTTAAAGCAGCAGTATTAGAATCAAAACTAATTGTTGGATAATATTTTCTGTTCTTTGGGAAACTGCTCTTGGATGATTAAGCTAGCTGTGGCTGAACCATCATGTCCACCACAGCTTACTTTGGATTTGTAACGCGGAGGAAGAGTTGTTGTCAGAGTCTGATAGTGGTTGCCATGATGCCAATACTTATGTCGTAAATTGCCGGGTAGTAGCAGTACGACCAAGTACCCTAGTTCTGCAAAGAAAGATTCATAAGCGACATCCAGTGGTCAATTACCGATCAGCCAATTAACCGGCAAGTTCGTGGATGCCATGTTGCACGTGTACTAAGAATATTGTTCAGCCACCCTCTGTCTCCATCTATAAAAGGGCCACCCCCACGAGCAGCACTTCGTCACCTCTCCCCTCTGAGCTCTCTTGCTCACACGCACAGTCGCGTGAGCAAAAGCTAGGATCAAAGCAGAAAGACAGAGGTGCACGACAATGGCTGCGGCATTCAGGCTCGTCGTGGTGGTGACATGCGCCTTGTTGCTGGCGTCGGCCTGCCAGGGCCTCCATGTGGGCTACTACAAGAAGACGTGCCCCCGCGTGGAGCACATCGTGAGGGCCGAGGTGAAGAAGTTCGTCTACAAGAACGCCGGCATCGGCGCCGGCCTCATCCGCATgctcttccacgactgcttcgtccaGGGATGCGACGGCTCCGTCCTCCTGGACCCGACGCCGGCGAACCCGGAGCCGGAGAAGCGGAGCCCGCCCAACTTCCCCAGCCTGCGCGGCTTCGAGGTGATCGACGCGGCCAAGGACGCCGTCGAGAGGGCCTGCCCGGGCAaggtctcctgcgccgacatcgtcgccttcgccgcccGCGACGCCGCCTACTTCCTCAGCAAGCTCAAGGTAAAGATCGACatgcccgccggccgcctcgacgGGCGCGTCTCCAGGGCCTCGGAGGCCCTCGACAACCTGCCGCCCCCATTCTTCAACGTCAGCGAGCtcgtcgccgccttcgccgccaagGGTCTCGGCGCCGAGGACATGGTCGTGCTCTCCGGCGCGCACACCGTCGGCCGCTCCCACTGCTCGTCCTTCGTCGCCGACCGCCTCGCCGCCCCCTCCGACATCAACGCCGGGTTTGCCAACTTCCTCAGGAGGCGGTGCCCCGCCAACCCGACCCCGGCGAACGACCCCACCGTGAACCAGGACTTCGTCACCCCCAACGCGCTCGACAGCCAGTACTACAAGAACGTGCTCGGGCACAAGGTGCTCTTCGCGTCCGACGCCGCGCTGCTCGGCTCGCCGGAGACGGCCAAGATGGTGCGCGACAACGCCTACATCCCCGGCTGGTGGGAGGACAGGTTCAAGGCCGCCTTCGTCAAGATGTCCCGGGTGGAGGTGAAGACCGGCAAGCAGGGCGAGATCAGGAAGAATTGCAGGGTTGTCAACCATGGTCATCCGCACAGACACTACTGATCGACCGATCGATCAGATGCTGCATCCACATTGTTTCGTTCTTGCGATTTCCATACCATGAGGTTGCTTCATGATTATCAACTGCCCATCCTTCGAATTTTCTTCGGCTTGCATTATTGTTTTCATTTCTTTGTTCGTTGCGTTGACGACCAAAACTGGCTCTAAATTGCGTCAACACGTTGTTTGGCTGTTCGTGTCTGGTTTGAATGTAATCTCCTTTCACTCTCGAGAATGTATAGTGGTAATTCGGTTAGATACTTCAATTTTGTGAATAAATGATTAATTTGGTGATTTAAGATTTACTAGTAATTTTTGTGTAATAAACGATCGATTGGGTGATGATTTACTACTTTGTTACACTTTTTACTCTGCACAGCAGCGCctgaaatatgaaaaaaaattgtgggAAATGATGACACGACGTCTAAGATGCGAGCTAGCAACGTAGATGATCTTTCTTGGTAACGCAAAATAGCAATGGCGAAACAACCATGACAAAAGCAGTAGCAGACACCTAAGAAGAGTACCACAGATCTTTCATTCTTGTGTGGTGCCTAgtgcaaaattttcttttaattGCGCGCCAAGACACATATTTCTGTATGTGTTCTTTTACATGGCTAGATGACAAATATTGTTGCACCTCCACTTTCCGTGTTTAGCTCCCACACTTGCGTGACCCATGAAACATGCAAGCAGTTTGCACATTTAATTTCCCTCAACTTAACTtgagagaaaattataaaagaaaggaaCTCAAGATAATTCTTCAGATTTTCAAAGGAAGCAATGGGACATATTTGGGAGAAAAATGTTGCACTAAAATTTCTAGAATGTCAAGAGTAAGTTAGTAcatatttcaaagaaaaaataacTGACATCAAAGGGCAAATTTAGTGCAATTTCGGTGCAAACATAAGGGCAATTTTGAGGCAAATATGAGAGCAAAGCTGATCAAATTTGGGGGCAGTGTTGATGTAAATTCTAGAGCAAATAGATATGCATGTACCAGAAAAATGAGTGAAGGCTCTAGAACTTACCTTTAAACTTTTGAGGGAAACTATATCATAATGGGTGTGCTTCCTCAAGCAAATGATTACCAATTTAGGAAATGTCATATAACTATATAAGGCATGAAAGTTTGAGACAATGGCAAATAAGGAACCGCATCAACTTCCGATGACAAATTAAATAATGAATTTTCACCCAATGTATAGAGGTGCTTCGCAAAAGAACTAAAAACAATGGTTTGTTAAACAAAAGAGGGGTACTACATTTGATCTCAACGAAGAAGGTAGCGGTGATTCTACCATGGAGAGAACAAAAATGAGTGAAataaaaaatgatgaaaaaaagaTATTTCTACACATGTAGCCATTTGTAATTTGTCAAAAGCTTATTTCTATCTATTTTGTTATAGACATAACCAAGTGATCAAACACTATAATGAAAAGATAATTATTCTTATGAATTGTATCTACAAATTGGTGTGTGCATAAGATTACATAATAATAGATTTATTTTTAGGACAATATGATAGAGCTACGATCTCTAATGacataaaatattaaaaaatcaaTATGTTAGGAATAACATAATGGATGGAACATCATCAATATGAATATTTTGCTTCTAAATTGCCTCATTAGCTTGGGTTTTGTCCATGTAATGGCAGTGACTTCTCCTTGATTTCACATGTCATCAAATTATGGCTAAAAAACTCGATAACTTTAACATGCTTAACTATGTGTCTTCCTATTGAATTTATGTCATGACATACTCTCATGATAAGTATACGCCTTTTATCAATGCTGCCATTGTGGCCAATTTGAGGTATTACATAACTGCCACTAAGTTTATTTCAAGCAATGAAAATACATATGTTTCTAAATGCGTAAAATTGAAATGCAGAAAGAACTTGTTACTTCTTGAACAATATTGATATGAAAAGTAATATATAGTTAATACTAAGTTAATTAATTTTCATTTTGTACTTATTACCAGCaattacatatatatattaaaaactCAAAAGTATGTACTTATTtccttattagggaatcttacATATTATTAATGTGTCATTAAAAATTTCATTTGACATACAATTTAGTCTAACTAGTATAAATCTATTGAAATGAAAATAAATGTTTCAGTCTCATGGCTTGATTGGTTGAAAACCGGTGCTAAATATTTTCGTTTTGTTTTCATGGGAAGTTCGATCTTGTCATTGAAAGGGCGTTTGGTGACCAACCAGATCCGGTGCAAATTTTAAATTGGTACTTAGATTGTGTTGATGCCATGCACTCCTAAATAGTGGGCCAGTTTAATTTTCTCAGAATCATTTACCGCATGTTTTTTGAAATGAATTAAACTTTTAGAAATAATGTTGTGTATTTAAGGCTAAGCACACTAAAGGTTCTCTGAAATTAGCTGTTTTGCTAATAAGTTATCTGCTGCCCGCTTCTGACAGGAACCAAACAGTCCTGGAACTTGCTCCCAGAGCAGTCCCAAAGCGTCATGTGGCTTGTGTTCCGAAGCTGGAATTGTGCTTTAATTTTAATCCATCATTCATAACACATTTTTAAGAAAGAGAAAGAGTCAGTCACAAAACTTAGCATATCAAAACGAGTGTTCCATCGTTACAATGAAAATACACATTACAATTTATACACATTCTCAAATATAACAGAGCAAGCAATACAACAACAAATAGCAAAAGAATACAAGAAGTAGTAAGCATGGGTAATTTGCTGTTTGGAAATCAGAGGCCCAAATTGCCTGCCAAAAAAATGNNNNNNNNNNNNNNNNNNNNNNNNNNNNNNNNNNNNNNNNNNNNNNNNNNNNNNNNNNNNNNNNNNNNNNNNNNNNNNNNNNNNNNNNNNNNNNNNNNNNGACTGCAAGCGCTCAAAATGCTCTTCACGTCCGACAGCACGCTGCTCACCACGCCGGCGACGGCCAAGATGGTGCAAGACAGCGCCAACATCCCCGGGTGGTGGGAGGGCAAGTTCAAGAAGGCATTCGTCGAGAGGTCCGAAATCGAGGTGCGTGAGAAACCCTGCAAACAAGAACGAACGCTCCAATGGCCATGCGTTCCTGGCAACAGCAACATCGGATTGCTCAGTAGTGTGGATGATCTTAGTTGACGACCCTGCATTGCTTCCTGATCTCGCCCTGCTTGCCGGTCTTCACCTCGATTTTGGACATCTCGACGAATGCCTTCTTGAACTTGCCCTCCCACCACCCGGGGATGTTGGCGCTGTCTTGCACCATCTTGGCCGTCGCCGGCGTGGTGAGCAGCGTGGCGTCGGACGTGAAGAGCACCTTGTGCGCCAGCACGTTCTTGTAGTACTGGTTGTCGAGTCCGTTGGGGGTGACGATGTCCTGGTTCACGGTGGGGTCGTTGGCCGGCGTCGGGTTGGCGGGGCACTGCCCCCTGAGGAAGTTGGCGAACCCGGCGTTGATGTCGGAGGGGACGGCGAGGCGGTCGGGGACGAAGGACGAGCAGTGGGAGCGTCCGATGGTGTGGGCTCCCGAGAGCACGACCATGTCCTCGGCGTTGAGGCCCTTGCCGGCGAAGCTGCCGACGAGCTGGGCGACGTTGAAGACGGGCGGCGGCAGGTTGTTCAGGGCGTCGGAGGAGCTGGAGACGCGCCcgtcgaggcggccggcgggcatGTCGATCTTCATGTTGAACCCGCTGAGGAAGTAGGCGGCGTCGCgggcggcgaaggcgacgaTGTCCGCGCAGGAGACGACGCCGGGGCAGGCCTTCTCGACGGCGTCCTTGGCCGCGTCGATCACCTCGAAGCCGCGCAGACTGGGGAAGTTGGGCGGGCTCAGCTTCTCCGGCTGCGGGTTCGCCGGCGTTGGGTCCAGGAGGACGGAGCCGTCACATCCCTATATATAAGTGTGCATCGTGTCAGTGTCGTCGCATCCCTTGCAGCATTGCACGAAGAAGCATCTCGATCGTGTTCGTGTGCACGGTCAACAGTGCGTTACCTCACCGAAGCAGTCGTCGCAGAGCATGCGCATGAGGCCGGCGCCGATGCCGGCGTTCTTGTAGACGAACTTCTTCACCTCGTCTCTCACGATGTGCTCCACGCGCGGGCACGTCTTCTTGTAGTAGCCCACATCCAAGCCCTGACACGCCGTCGCCAGCAACAGGGCGCATGTCACCGCCACGGCGAGCCTGAACGAAGCAGCCATTGTGTGTCCTTATTTGGCTGCTCTCTTCTACTTTGCTCTGAGCCTTTGTGTATTTGAGTGCGGGAGCTAAGAGCGGATGGGAAATGATGAAGTGCTTTCCGGAtggggtggctatttatagatGGAGATTCGCCGACGACGTCGACGTTGTTAGTTGGATCCATGGTGTATTGTATTATGGAGTAAGAGGAACTGATTAAAGGAGCTAGCTGTTACAGAACATGCATGGAAGCCGCAACCGCAAGTAGCTAAGCATGTTACAGAACCTGCAGTCTGCAGATGGATTGTTTAAGTTGCTGTGGCTGCATGTTGCGGAAAACTGCCTGTGGTATCCTCGCTCTGTCTGTGACTGAATTTTTTTGTCTCTTGATGGGAATGTTCCATTGCATGATTTGCTTTCAACCAATTGCTCACACTGCATATATCTCGTGGTCTTCTTTAGGGAAGTGAACATTTGTAGTGAAGAGTAATATATGCTCGTGAAGAGCAGGACGGAGCTGCCCCGTTGGATTAGATGATCACTTAATCTTCGAATTATCGGATCACAATGTCGAAGAAGCCACGGAAAATTAGCACCTGATGGTTGGATTTAAAATTTTCTCAAATGGATATATGTGTCAGTGCTAGGAATAATGCATTCAAATTGCCTTGTAAGAACCTGTAGatgtttttttcttaaaaaaagaacAACTTGTGGTGTCTTTGTTCCTTTCTAAATCAGAAAGTTTGTATTTTATTGGCGCCTTTAACAAGCTGTCCATATGATTGGATCTCTACTTATTTTATTGGCGCCTCAGTAATTACTACTGTGTTATTGTAGGATTTTCAGAATAATTACCATTTTAAGTTTTAATACAAGAAACTGCCTTGCTGAATTTTCATTCACAACCTACATTAGGTAGTAAATGATATGCATTCAGCACAAAAGTTGATCATAAGGTATAAATACATGTATTTGGGAATGTATAGAGTAAAAAAATTACACAGATGACCTCCCCCTGTTGGTTGACGTCTGCCAATCAAACAGGATCGCCAACCTAAGTTCGATGAAATAATTAAGCTCTAGATAGCTGTACGCTCTTTCTTAGCTCAACTGGGAATTATTAGTACCATGTGGGATTAGGCACTGAGTCAATGAGCAAGCGAGCCGACTAAAACTGAATTGTTTGAAGTTTACACCTGGCAATGCACAGTACTCATCACAGCTGGGGGCGTTGTGCCAGACTGCCAGTCTTGCTTGCCTCTTGTGCATACGGTTTTGGCTGCTTCCTTCAGGTTTTCATGAACCGGAAAGTTGAGTTGTTTAGTAGTCCTgtcatcccaaattatagattgttttgacttttctacatTTATAGAatttgttatgcatctagatatacattatatctagatgcatagcaaaaactataaataaaacaaaatgatcaataatttgggatggagagagtagaAAATGTTCCGATCCCATTGGAAGTGTCCTTGAATTCGATTTCAGAAAGGTTAGGATAACTCCCTGCATTTCAAGTGAGCCTAGAATCAGATGCACTACTTAAATTTAGCTGAGCTCCTGAATTTCAATACGTGGTGGTTCATT encodes the following:
- the LOC101771235 gene encoding peroxidase 2 translates to MAAAFRLVVVVTCALLLASACQGLHVGYYKKTCPRVEHIVRAEVKKFVYKNAGIGAGLIRMLFHDCFVQGCDGSVLLDPTPANPEPEKRSPPNFPSLRGFEVIDAAKDAVERACPGKVSCADIVAFAARDAAYFLSKLKVKIDMPAGRLDGRVSRASEALDNLPPPFFNVSELVAAFAAKGLGAEDMVVLSGAHTVGRSHCSSFVADRLAAPSDINAGFANFLRRRCPANPTPANDPTVNQDFVTPNALDSQYYKNVLGHKVLFASDAALLGSPETAKMVRDNAYIPGWWEDRFKAAFVKMSRVEVKTGKQGEIRKNCRVVNHGHPHRHY
- the LOC101754194 gene encoding peroxidase 2, which produces MAASFRLAVAVTCALLLATACQGLDVGYYKKTCPRVEHIVRDEVKKFVYKNAGIGAGLMRMLCDDCFGEGCDGSVLLDPTPANPQPEKLSPPNFPSLRGFEVIDAAKDAVEKACPGVVSCADIVAFAARDAAYFLSGFNMKIDMPAGRLDGRVSSSSDALNNLPPPVFNVAQLVGSFAGKGLNAEDMVVLSGAHTIGRSHCSSFVPDRLAVPSDINAGFANFLRGQCPANPTPANDPTVNQDIVTPNGLDNQYYKNVLAHKVLFTSDATLLTTPATAKMVQDSANIPGWWEGKFKKAFVEMSKIEVKTGKQGEIRKQCRVVN